In the Populus trichocarpa isolate Nisqually-1 chromosome 1, P.trichocarpa_v4.1, whole genome shotgun sequence genome, TATTAGTAAAAAAGCCTTTCTTTACTTGAGTGGTGCACTTCTTTCTCCATTTTCCTCCACAAACTATcatctattctttttttcttctgtaataaaaaaatttaaagtaataGTTCTTTGTTCTTTGGTTGTTTTGGAAGATTGTTAACTTTTGTGCaccttttttgttcttgttcttattTGATTGACTATATTTGATCTACCAGTATGCAACTGCATTTTCTTTCCATAGAAAGCAAGAAATTCTCTATTCTAAGAATGAAACATAGAGAAGGGCAAATCCTTCTTAACAACATGAGGATAGCTAGAACAGGTAAATCATAGTGAGTGAATGAGGGGTCCTGTCAAATTAGAATTAGGACAAATGCTGGTATTAGCTTTCATCTTAATCCTCTTTGGGAATCTTTCGTCTACGTAGCATGTTTGGTATTCATGCTGACCAGAACACTGATCTGTATTTTTTCCACCACCACGTATCCAGAACATGTTAATTTTCCTTATCTTGGAAAGGTTAATTCTTGAAACAGTAAGATGCAATTGTCATGAACAGCTTTGTGGCTGTAATAAGTTTTTCTCTCATGCCCAGCAAGCTCTATTCATCCAAATCTGGGGGTGAGATAATATgctccaattattttttaagaactaATAAAGGCAAAGTTCAAATTTATGGTTCTTTCAttcttgatattgtttttgttgggatataactttttataaatACTTAGTGCTAAAATTTTGAGAATAGTTTTAATGTTTTAGGAATTCTTACTGAAATGCTTTGAAATTTGGGGTCATGGCTAATGCATGGAAAATGACCCAAATATCTGCATGCACTAGTTATATGTATTTGCTGATGTACTTCTTTCTACAGgttctaagaaaaatattaccaagactttgaaaaatcttgtaCGTCTATATTCTTCCTTCTCCTCAGAAGTACTATCAGTGTTGTTTGAATTCTTGCTCCAGGCTTTAGATTCCTCAAATCTGGTGGAGCTTACAAAAGGTTGCCTAGTTGGTGAAGACATGAGCTCTTTCTTGGATGATTGGAAGCTTGTAATAACAAAATTCTCAAAGAAGGAACCAGAATTACTCCTTATGCTTCTTAAGGCAGTTCTAAATATGATTGACGCTCAAGAAGCCATGAAATATGAAATGGGTAACCACAAACTTATCCTTCTGTTCCACTGACATGCATGTGGTTTATAATTTTGTGTTGGTTCACAAGATGTACAGAAATAGCTCTACTTATATATTGGTTTATTAGCTAGAATTTTCAACTGAAATTGGTTTCCTAACAAAAATTTTCTTTCCAAACCTAACCAAATTCCATCTGCTACTGCTTTCAGCAAGCAATCATTTGGTGGTCAACTTTCAATATGTGTTTTGTTTATGCATTTCAAACCCACTAGTGAACTTTTCATTGTTGAACAGACATTTGTGATCATCATTCTTCATTTGAGCTAGTGAGTTAGGCATGCCCAACTTTATATTTGTTGAACTCTTTTAAACCTTGTTTCTAAGCTATTTATGTTTATCCTTCTAAGTACCCGGTTTACCATGAAAGCCAACTTGATGTGGCATGGCATATAGCTGCCAGTAACTATAGTTTTGATTCCATGTTATCTTTGTTGACCTTTCTGAAATCTTGTCCAGGAACACACCTCACATCACGGGCATACAGAACAGAGACTGGCCAAATTGAAAGACTTTCTTCTTTGTTTGCATGGCTTGTTGGACAACTCAAGGGACTAAAGCCTCTCCGCTGCAAAGAAACTGCAGCTGAAAGAAAAGCCTCTTCAATAGGAATGAATTTATCAAACACAATCCTGATGGAGGTCCTCCGCAAATGTCTTTTGGTGTCCTCAAATGGCAATAAGCAGCTTATGGATTCAGCGCTTCATCTTGCACAGTTGATGGGTGATACCTCTGTGATGGGGAAACTCAAAAAACTAAGTTCGCTAGTTTTGTCAGACCCAGATGTTACCCAAGAAAAGTCTTCTCTCCCAAGTTTGAATAACCTTCTTATCCAGCAAGATGAATCTATCCATCAGGCCACCAAGAAGCTAGAGTTTGTTAAATTTTGCCGAACAAAGAGTAAAGCTGTTAAGAGAACAGATGGTGAAGTAGGTAGTTCAGGCGGATGGGCTGTGGCAAAATCATGGAATCCATGTCCAATTGGCATGTTGCCCCGTGACCTTGGATCTTCCGGCCATCTTCCTGTTCTTGACTGTGCCGATGATGGTAAAAAGCCTGTTCATTCATCAGAATGGAAGCAGTCCTGGGAACTGAAACAAGGCAGCAGTGGTGACATTCGTTTTTCATATGGCGTCGAGAGGACTAGTAGTAAGAGAGAAGCTGGctgtgatatttatttattagataaatCAAGCGCTAAGAAGATGAGAGAGACAGCTGACAGTTTTGAATCAGATTGCGAGAATGTTTTGTTGTCAGGAGATGACAAAGGTTGTCTGATGATAAATGGAGTTTGGAAGAAAATAGGGGAAGAAGAGCTGCTTACTATTATGTCTGATGTGAGGATTTTGGTGTAGAAGTGTCCACGATAACATTTCTGGTTCCGTATTTACTCAATTCATTATTGTCGATATTCATTTGCCACCCCATAACAACCTCATTTGTCTGGGCAATGAAATTACAGGAATTTTTGCGAAGTAACGGCCATGGGTAAAACTGGTTTCCTGGTGAACAAATGGTGCTTTTGGCACTCCTTGATGAAGTGGTAGATTTTCAATGGGAGTGGAGTATGCTACGAGGAAACATGATCTAGCACCACCTGGATCTTTTCATGATGCACTGTTCAGGTTTGTTCCCATCATTCTTGGAGACCGCAGGTAGGTCTGACGCTGCTAGCAATGGACTTGCTCTAAACCTGTTCAAGATGCTGCACTAGCAACACAACACAACACGGGCAGAACTTttagaacaaaataataataataataataataataataagagctTTCATTGTCATGCCTGCCCGTTTGCGTTAAAGAAcaacttgaaattgaaaattgcaAGTAATGTTGTGATTATATGGACCTTGATTGAGTCTTTGCTTTCGTGGGTCTATCTTTCTGACTCTTTTAGCATTCCATCTTGTGGACAttggatttaattatttattgtgcTGTTTTGACGCTTTCCAATTTTTAACACGAGAGTAACCCTTACCTGCTGTAACTAGACAAactaataaagttaaaaaaaaaaacgaaatagGAGAGGGATGCCACCattaactggaaaaaaataacgACGGCAACAAAATCGAAACTTGCAAGGGAAAATGTTAGCATGAAGTTGAAAACCAGGTGGCTATTCAGTTCAGATTTGGGCCCACCACTGCAACGTAGCAGCTATCATGTAGAGGAAGCCCGGCAGGGGCGACCTGAGAACACATGAAGTACATTGGATGCCGCCACATGTGAGCCAAGGCCGCTCCTGTCGGAACCCTTTTACAATCATATATCATAGGCCTCTCTGTATTGCATAACTTGGGTGGTGAATGCACTGGAGCTTCATTTCATGTTATATAGAAAACGACAGCCCAGTACTTTCTATTCAAATGTACTGCTATACTACACGCAGTCACCATCTATAGTAGAACTTGatatggattttttatttgaattattgtACAATTTGTACTCCCTGGTCCATCTCTATTGTGCTACTATTGAACAGCAAATGGGAATATTGTGTTAGGTAGATTAACGAAGGATGCATTCAGTACACATAGATGGTCGTGGATCGTACAGATGATGATTGCACAAAACCAGGAAAGCAGTACATTTGTATCTACATGTGTGCATTGTGGAAGGAATCGTTCAAGAATTTtggagtttataaaaaaaatccacccaGTATTAGTaccaaacagaaaaatcatctttaatattgaaattattgttatagaaaatataaatggcTACCGTAAGTGGATCTCATTCAGAGTTGGGGCGCGGTATGATTCACTAATGGCATTGATACAGTTTTTATCAGTATACCTAAAAACAACggatcaagaaaaatatataggtataaattttttgaaaaaatagcaCGCCCTAGTAAAATTGCAATGCATCTGGCTCTAGTTAAATTTAGTGATAGTGTGTCAAGCACCTCTCTTGGGTCTAGCCCAGGAAAATAGCTCAACCTTCATAGACTCAACT is a window encoding:
- the LOC7463878 gene encoding protein LAS1; its protein translation is MGSLLGFQDETVAVVDDDEEKSTSSSSSYGYKLVPWLNWNEWECVRDSFFSESPENILSAINRISTWRSRGCLPVVIDVTASIIEVQQKDPLYRKDLPDDALHSEQMLAMLYCMAILRLVNCVVEKTRKKTQVSIAEAAGAIGIPRTLIDIRHEGSHRDLPALALVQDSAVKAIDWLKSYYWEPQTKQIPFQSDGTASIRKEIESKLLELVSCLKVKKSPEPGSSAIKEKRSKKNITKTLKNLVRLYSSFSSEVLSVLFEFLLQALDSSNLVELTKGCLVGEDMSSFLDDWKLVITKFSKKEPELLLMLLKAVLNMIDAQEAMKYEMGTHLTSRAYRTETGQIERLSSLFAWLVGQLKGLKPLRCKETAAERKASSIGMNLSNTILMEVLRKCLLVSSNGNKQLMDSALHLAQLMGDTSVMGKLKKLSSLVLSDPDVTQEKSSLPSLNNLLIQQDESIHQATKKLEFVKFCRTKSKAVKRTDGEVGSSGGWAVAKSWNPCPIGMLPRDLGSSGHLPVLDCADDGKKPVHSSEWKQSWELKQGSSGDIRFSYGVERTSSKREAGCDIYLLDKSSAKKMRETADSFESDCENVLLSGDDKGCLMINGVWKKIGEEELLTIMSDVRILV